One part of the Deinococcus sp. NW-56 genome encodes these proteins:
- a CDS encoding ABC transporter substrate-binding protein, whose amino-acid sequence MTRPAPLLAALTASLALSAPTQAQGTQGKANVPPSLFQTVGKKGGTLTLSIVSSPQSFNYFAVLDNNTYAVMNNVLDRLITLDPLTNRLYPALAESWTFSPDGRSATLKLRRGVKWSDGQAFNADDVIFTLVDVASNTGLRANQSAVFKIGKDPLTFRKVDAYTVRVTAPKPYGAMLQALTFVPILPQHKLAKYQPLKDPEDFMKAWATNAPLSEIVGTGPFMLSSYTVDQKVSLVRNPNSWRRDPRGTQLPYMDRLEYLIIKSPDAQIASFRAGQLDSAPITGAQFPDLKRQELAGAKFRVIRGIGLNNPPVHWAFNQDSKDANLKKAFSDLRFREAMQLAVNRERIIDTVYNGLASLPGHGVAPISEWYTNTRNYLRSYNLQQAGVRLDGLGYRDTNRDGIRNFPSGGPNVEFNLLHAADNAIMPGIAVILQSDLARIGIKVNLQGITGSTVLPTALAGNFESVLNTFGDQPDPQLRKDIWQPGGALHYWRRSLQPAQEGGTPNLAAMTPSERRIYDIFAQAEALGNQAQRKRLYTEWQWLFARNLPVILIAKPDSVAAFHDRLGNFYVKDNRVISSNYSVFEK is encoded by the coding sequence TGCTCGCCGCCCTCACTGCCAGCCTCGCCCTGAGCGCCCCCACGCAGGCCCAGGGCACCCAGGGAAAGGCCAACGTGCCCCCCTCCCTCTTCCAGACGGTCGGCAAGAAGGGCGGCACCCTGACCCTCTCCATCGTGTCCAGCCCGCAGAGCTTCAACTATTTCGCGGTGCTGGACAACAACACCTATGCGGTGATGAACAACGTCCTCGACCGGCTGATCACGCTGGACCCGCTGACCAACCGGCTCTATCCGGCGCTGGCCGAGTCGTGGACCTTCTCGCCGGACGGCCGCAGCGCCACGCTGAAGCTGCGCCGGGGGGTGAAGTGGAGCGACGGGCAGGCCTTCAACGCCGACGACGTGATCTTCACGCTGGTGGACGTGGCGAGCAACACCGGGCTGCGGGCCAACCAGTCCGCCGTCTTCAAGATCGGCAAGGACCCGCTGACCTTCCGCAAGGTGGACGCCTACACGGTGCGGGTGACGGCGCCCAAGCCCTACGGGGCGATGCTCCAGGCGCTGACCTTCGTGCCCATCCTGCCGCAGCACAAGCTGGCGAAATACCAGCCGCTCAAGGACCCGGAGGACTTCATGAAGGCGTGGGCGACGAACGCGCCCCTCTCCGAGATCGTGGGGACCGGCCCCTTCATGCTGAGCAGCTACACGGTGGACCAGAAGGTCTCGCTGGTCCGCAACCCCAACTCCTGGCGGCGCGACCCGCGCGGCACCCAGCTCCCCTACATGGACCGCCTGGAATACCTGATCATCAAGAGCCCCGACGCGCAGATCGCCTCCTTCCGGGCGGGGCAGCTCGACTCGGCGCCCATCACCGGGGCGCAGTTCCCGGACCTCAAGCGGCAGGAACTGGCCGGGGCGAAGTTCCGGGTGATTCGCGGCATCGGCCTGAACAACCCGCCGGTCCACTGGGCCTTTAACCAGGACAGCAAGGATGCCAACCTGAAAAAAGCCTTCTCCGACCTGCGCTTCCGCGAGGCGATGCAGCTCGCCGTCAACCGCGAGCGGATCATCGACACCGTCTATAACGGGCTCGCCAGCCTGCCGGGGCACGGGGTCGCGCCCATCAGCGAGTGGTACACCAACACCCGGAACTACCTGCGCAGCTACAACTTGCAGCAGGCGGGCGTGCGGCTCGACGGCCTGGGCTACCGCGACACCAACCGCGACGGCATCCGCAACTTTCCCAGCGGCGGGCCGAACGTGGAATTCAACCTGCTGCACGCCGCCGACAACGCGATCATGCCGGGCATCGCGGTGATTCTCCAGAGTGACCTCGCCCGCATCGGGATCAAGGTCAACCTCCAGGGCATCACCGGGAGCACCGTGCTGCCGACCGCGCTCGCCGGGAACTTCGAGTCGGTGCTGAACACCTTCGGGGACCAGCCCGACCCGCAGCTTCGCAAGGACATCTGGCAGCCCGGCGGCGCCCTGCACTACTGGCGGCGCAGCCTGCAACCCGCGCAGGAGGGGGGCACGCCCAACCTCGCGGCGATGACCCCCTCCGAACGTCGCATCTACGACATCTTCGCGCAGGCCGAGGCCCTGGGAAACCAGGCCCAGCGCAAGCGGCTCTATACCGAGTGGCAGTGGCTCTTCGCCCGCAACCTCCCGGTCATCCTGATCGCCAAGCCCGACTCGGTGGCCGCCTTCCACGACCGCCTGGGCAACTTCTATGTCAAGGACAACCGGGTGATTTCCAGCAACTACAGCGTGTTCGAGAAGTGA
- a CDS encoding exo-beta-N-acetylmuramidase NamZ domain-containing protein translates to MTHRTGLEHLLASPEQAAGWGRVGLLTNPSGVTRDLTLAAVALLRAGVGLTQLYGPEHGVDGSGAPGEAPEVERDAASGLPTAVLYGLTPEETARRLAGVDTLLVDLQDVGVRFYTYISTVRDVLRAARERPLRVVVLDRPNPLGFTVEGPPLDPAFRSFVGVTSALPLRHGLTLGEVARVLAAEEGVEAEVVGTDAPDGWHADRPWVPPSPNLPDLQSVRLYPGTALVEALDASEGRGTALPFRLAGAPGMDAQALARRLNALDLGVTARPAFFTPTTSKHAGKRCAGVQLHETRGELRHALPLGLALFTALEEAGATRNPDWLQKLLGVPADTVPNTPEAALTALDGWQASGEQQALALAPHRLYPRKEGSP, encoded by the coding sequence GTGACCCACCGCACCGGCCTGGAACATCTGCTCGCGTCCCCCGAGCAGGCGGCGGGCTGGGGCCGGGTCGGCCTGCTCACCAACCCCAGCGGCGTCACCCGTGACCTGACCCTGGCGGCGGTCGCGCTGCTCCGCGCGGGGGTGGGGCTGACCCAGCTCTACGGCCCCGAGCACGGGGTGGACGGCAGCGGTGCCCCCGGCGAGGCCCCCGAGGTCGAGCGCGACGCGGCCTCCGGCCTGCCGACGGCGGTGCTGTACGGCCTCACGCCGGAGGAGACGGCCCGGCGCCTCGCCGGGGTGGACACGCTGCTGGTGGACCTTCAGGACGTCGGCGTGCGCTTCTACACCTACATCAGCACCGTGCGGGACGTGCTGCGGGCGGCGCGGGAACGGCCGCTGCGGGTGGTGGTGCTCGACCGCCCCAATCCCCTCGGCTTCACGGTGGAGGGACCGCCGCTGGACCCGGCCTTCCGCTCCTTCGTGGGGGTCACGTCGGCGCTGCCCCTGCGCCACGGCCTGACCCTGGGCGAGGTGGCCCGCGTCCTGGCCGCCGAGGAGGGGGTGGAGGCCGAGGTGGTCGGGACGGACGCGCCGGACGGCTGGCACGCGGACCGGCCCTGGGTGCCGCCCAGCCCCAACCTCCCGGACCTTCAGAGCGTGCGGCTGTATCCGGGCACGGCGCTCGTCGAGGCCCTGGACGCCAGCGAGGGACGCGGCACTGCGCTGCCCTTCCGGCTGGCCGGGGCACCGGGGATGGACGCGCAGGCCCTGGCCCGGCGGCTGAATGCCCTGGACCTCGGGGTGACCGCCCGGCCTGCCTTTTTCACCCCGACCACCAGCAAGCACGCCGGGAAGAGGTGCGCGGGCGTGCAACTCCACGAGACGCGCGGTGAGCTGCGACACGCGCTCCCCCTCGGTCTGGCCCTGTTCACCGCGCTGGAGGAAGCGGGCGCGACCCGCAATCCGGACTGGCTCCAGAAACTCCTCGGTGTTCCGGCGGACACCGTTCCCAACACGCCCGAAGCCGCGCTGACCGCCCTCGACGGGTGGCAGGCGTCGGGAGAACAGCAGGCCCTCGCCCTCGCCCCCCACCGGCTGTACCCGCGAAAGGAAGGTTCCCCATGA
- a CDS encoding family 10 glycosylhydrolase, whose translation MTAFPTTQALKFAPLLLAPLLLTACGGGRPQAAPDSGLTPQRIQTPGPHGAPRGLGQRELRGLWVDAFGPGLKTPAEIDRLVADARAMNVNVLFAQVGRRGDCYCNHAAMPRTNDPAVPAGFDPLADLLTKAHAQGIQVHAWIITTALWNSAVVAPPPGHAFHAHGPAATGRDNWLTYKADGAVRAGADWVMDPGHPDAAEYIKNMYVSVVQNYDVDGVQFDRVRYPDFNPVGGPVQWGYNSTALERYRAETGTAGTPAPADPQWSAWRRQQVTNLVRETALAVKAVRPDVSVNAATITYGAGPADEAAFQTSRPYAEVGQDWLTWVREGYLDLNVMMNYKRDFVPDQALWFDQWNAFAASLLQRYPDVGQVSGAAIYLNDQASTVNQIQKTRAAGLSGWAGYSYRTTDKDVNAGTRTKEQVLPELIARLSGEGGPFERPARWERPNPAHLRAVSGQVTVLSGPLGGRTVRLLDHRGEELARTETDGNGRYGFLRVPNGQLRVEVGGVSTDRFAAPPRRVTALPPLALP comes from the coding sequence ATGACCGCATTCCCGACGACGCAGGCCCTGAAGTTCGCCCCGCTGCTGCTGGCCCCCCTCCTCCTGACCGCCTGCGGGGGCGGCCGCCCGCAGGCGGCCCCGGATTCCGGGCTGACCCCGCAGCGAATCCAGACGCCCGGCCCGCACGGGGCCCCGCGCGGCCTGGGCCAGCGCGAGCTGCGCGGCCTGTGGGTGGACGCCTTCGGCCCCGGCCTGAAGACCCCCGCCGAGATCGACCGGCTGGTCGCGGACGCGCGGGCGATGAACGTGAATGTCCTGTTCGCGCAGGTGGGCCGCCGGGGCGACTGCTACTGCAACCACGCCGCGATGCCGCGCACGAACGATCCCGCCGTGCCCGCCGGATTCGATCCCCTCGCCGACCTGCTGACCAAGGCGCACGCCCAGGGCATCCAGGTCCACGCCTGGATCATCACGACCGCCCTGTGGAACAGCGCGGTGGTCGCCCCGCCCCCCGGCCACGCCTTCCACGCGCACGGCCCGGCGGCCACCGGGCGCGACAACTGGCTGACGTACAAGGCCGACGGCGCCGTGCGGGCGGGCGCCGACTGGGTGATGGACCCCGGTCACCCCGACGCGGCCGAGTACATCAAGAACATGTATGTCTCGGTCGTGCAGAACTACGACGTGGACGGCGTGCAGTTCGACCGGGTGCGTTACCCCGATTTCAATCCGGTGGGCGGCCCGGTGCAGTGGGGCTACAACTCCACCGCGCTGGAGCGTTACCGCGCCGAGACGGGAACGGCGGGCACCCCCGCCCCCGCCGACCCGCAGTGGAGCGCCTGGCGCCGCCAGCAGGTCACCAACCTGGTGCGCGAGACGGCGCTGGCGGTCAAGGCGGTCCGCCCCGACGTGAGCGTGAACGCCGCGACCATCACCTACGGGGCAGGCCCGGCGGACGAGGCCGCCTTCCAGACCTCGCGCCCCTACGCCGAGGTGGGCCAGGACTGGCTGACCTGGGTGCGCGAGGGCTACCTCGACCTCAACGTGATGATGAACTACAAGCGCGACTTCGTGCCCGACCAGGCGCTGTGGTTCGACCAGTGGAATGCCTTCGCCGCCAGCCTGCTCCAGCGGTACCCCGACGTGGGGCAGGTCAGCGGGGCCGCGATCTACCTCAACGATCAGGCCAGCACGGTCAATCAGATCCAGAAGACGCGGGCGGCGGGCCTCAGCGGCTGGGCCGGATATTCCTACCGCACGACCGACAAGGACGTGAATGCCGGGACGCGCACGAAAGAGCAGGTCTTGCCCGAACTGATCGCCCGCCTCAGCGGTGAGGGCGGCCCCTTCGAGCGCCCCGCCCGCTGGGAGCGCCCCAACCCCGCGCACCTGCGGGCGGTGAGCGGTCAGGTCACGGTGCTGAGTGGTCCCCTGGGTGGCCGCACGGTGCGGCTGCTGGACCACCGGGGGGAAGAACTCGCCCGCACCGAGACGGACGGCAACGGGCGCTACGGCTTCCTGCGGGTGCCGAACGGCCAGCTCCGGGTGGAGGTCGGCGGGGTGAGCACGGACCGCTTCGCCGCCCCGCCCCGCCGGGTGACGGCGCTGCCCCCGCTCGCGCTGCCCTGA
- a CDS encoding BadF/BadG/BcrA/BcrD ATPase family protein: MTAAPIVLGLDAGGSGTGWTLLRGGAVLARGQAPPLTAALLGTPAGEAALSALAGALPAPPGAAHAGLPGLQVGSPAAETARAALAGALGLPPARVSVEGDLDLAYRAHFPPGGGVLLYAGTGSLAYHVTATGEVVRAGGRGYRLGDDGGGFSLGRAALRWLTDRLDAGEEPASPLAAEVASLTDGLDWPTLRAFAYGTPGAAALASLAPAVGRAADVGDPVARALLAEAAHALADLARRVLARTGPLPLRATGGALRVSPLLPAMLMEHLPGLEVVWLDHAEAAARRALEARP; this comes from the coding sequence ATGACGGCGGCTCCCATCGTCCTGGGCCTCGACGCGGGCGGCAGCGGCACGGGCTGGACCCTGCTGCGCGGCGGGGCGGTCCTCGCGCGGGGGCAGGCCCCGCCCCTGACCGCCGCGCTGCTGGGCACCCCGGCGGGAGAGGCGGCGCTGTCGGCCCTGGCCGGGGCGCTGCCTGCCCCGCCGGGGGCCGCCCACGCGGGCCTGCCGGGCCTCCAGGTCGGTTCTCCCGCCGCCGAGACCGCCCGCGCGGCGCTGGCCGGGGCGCTGGGCCTGCCCCCCGCCCGCGTCTCGGTGGAGGGGGACCTCGACCTGGCCTACCGGGCGCACTTCCCGCCCGGCGGGGGCGTGCTGCTGTACGCGGGCACCGGGAGCCTCGCCTACCACGTCACGGCCACGGGCGAGGTCGTCCGGGCCGGGGGGCGCGGCTACCGCCTGGGCGACGACGGCGGCGGCTTCAGCCTGGGCCGCGCGGCGCTGAGGTGGCTCACGGACCGGCTGGATGCGGGCGAGGAGCCCGCCAGCCCACTGGCCGCCGAGGTCGCGTCGCTCACCGACGGCCTGGACTGGCCGACCCTGCGGGCCTTTGCCTACGGCACGCCGGGGGCCGCCGCCCTGGCCTCGCTCGCCCCGGCGGTGGGCCGCGCGGCGGACGTGGGCGACCCGGTCGCCCGTGCCCTGCTGGCGGAGGCTGCCCATGCGCTCGCGGACCTTGCCCGGCGGGTGCTGGCCCGCACCGGGCCGCTGCCGCTGCGGGCCACCGGGGGGGCGCTGCGGGTCAGTCCGCTCCTCCCCGCCATGCTGATGGAACACCTCCCCGGCCTGGAGGTCGTCTGGCTCGACCACGCCGAGGCCGCCGCCCGCCGGGCACTGGAGGCCCGCCCATGA
- a CDS encoding SIS domain-containing protein, translated as MTQDPLMLREAREAPAVIRRQLLDNREVIRALGARLRERPPPYVVTVARGSSDHACTVLKYALETTLARPVASLGPSVHTLYGARLDLRGALMIAVSQSGASPDVVETVEMARRGGALTVALVNVEESDLARAAEVVLPLHCGEERAVAATKSYLASLTALLPVVADLAGDAGLTRALEGLPDALERTLALEAEARDLAERYRFAERLIVLARGHHYGVAQEAALKLKETCGLHAEASSAAEFSHGPKRLLAEGVPLLGFTSVDAAGEATAAAYADLLATGADLRTLGPAAGSAMTTPPTGHALTDPVASALALYLFAAALAGHRGLDPDQPPLLGKVTRTR; from the coding sequence ATGACCCAGGACCCCTTGATGCTGCGCGAGGCCCGCGAGGCCCCGGCGGTGATCCGCCGCCAGCTTCTCGACAACCGGGAGGTCATCCGTGCCCTGGGCGCCCGGCTGCGGGAGCGCCCGCCGCCCTACGTCGTGACCGTCGCGCGGGGCAGCAGCGACCACGCCTGCACGGTGCTGAAATACGCCCTGGAAACCACCCTCGCCCGGCCCGTCGCCAGCCTCGGCCCCAGCGTGCATACCCTTTACGGCGCCCGGCTGGACCTGCGCGGGGCGCTGATGATCGCCGTCTCCCAGTCGGGCGCGAGTCCCGACGTGGTGGAGACGGTCGAGATGGCCCGCCGGGGCGGTGCCCTGACGGTCGCCCTGGTGAATGTCGAGGAGAGCGACCTCGCCCGCGCCGCCGAGGTCGTGCTGCCCCTGCACTGCGGCGAGGAGCGGGCGGTCGCCGCCACCAAGAGTTACCTCGCCAGCCTGACCGCCCTGCTGCCGGTGGTGGCGGACCTCGCCGGGGACGCGGGGCTGACCCGCGCCCTGGAAGGGTTGCCGGACGCCCTGGAGCGCACCCTGGCCCTGGAGGCAGAGGCCCGCGACCTGGCCGAACGCTACCGCTTCGCCGAGCGGCTGATCGTGCTGGCGCGGGGGCACCACTACGGGGTGGCGCAGGAGGCGGCCCTCAAGCTCAAGGAAACCTGCGGCCTGCACGCCGAGGCGTCCTCGGCGGCCGAGTTCAGCCACGGCCCGAAGCGGCTGCTCGCCGAGGGGGTGCCCCTGCTGGGCTTCACGTCGGTGGACGCGGCGGGAGAGGCGACGGCGGCGGCCTATGCCGACCTCCTCGCCACCGGGGCGGACCTGCGGACCCTCGGCCCGGCGGCGGGGAGTGCCATGACCACCCCGCCCACCGGGCACGCCCTGACCGATCCGGTGGCGAGCGCCCTGGCGCTTTACCTCTTCGCCGCCGCCCTCGCCGGGCACCGGGGCCTCGACCCCGACCAGCCACCGCTGCTGGGCAAGGTGACCCGCACCCGCTAG
- a CDS encoding N-acetylmuramoyl-L-alanine amidase — translation MRRLLLTTALLLTGAALAQAQSAPTAAPASAATLLPPISDAPIFVAYPPNGHTVPYANVLLEGSVKPGATLTLNGQAVDVGGDGLFIEWVPLKPGENVLVLESAGGGQVARQELRVTSAPPQVLTGAAQIVAASLTPAADRVAYLQTPTLEARAVPVAFTGTAGGKASFRVGDLGPFAMTEAAPGRYEGTFLLPGRLAAVPVQVTLTAPDGTAATATSAGKLSVTGTGPRVAEVTATIPGRGLQAGTSVWRNGVGRNYVVYPRPGALAVVVGEDANTYVVQASGTLTLNAPRSTLTLRPEGTPIPRAVFTRIDVKAGETHSEVRLNLPTRVPFTVEQEVGPGASSLDLRLFHTVSDVDYIVSDLPNGTVRDVRWTHEADGVTRVRVDLRGAPWGYDVTYEGTTLVLRIRNAPRLDAGAPLTGRVIVVDPGHGGDEYGGAGPLRVPEKNLMLPLSLRVAELLRARGATVILTREADVTVPIYNRPLLAEEKNADLLVSIHANALPDGVDPRTKRGSGVYYYQPQARALADALQASLVGTLPEVGNDGVHYQNLALARPTTQLSVLIETAFLTDKGNLRLLMSEAGRERFAQAIAQGIERFYRDAAVAQRLRP, via the coding sequence ATGCGCCGACTCCTGCTCACCACCGCCCTGCTGCTCACCGGAGCCGCGCTCGCCCAGGCCCAGTCCGCGCCCACCGCCGCGCCCGCGAGCGCGGCCACCCTGCTGCCCCCCATCAGCGACGCGCCCATCTTCGTGGCCTACCCTCCGAACGGACATACCGTTCCCTATGCCAACGTGCTGCTGGAAGGGAGCGTCAAGCCCGGCGCGACCCTGACCCTGAACGGGCAGGCGGTGGACGTGGGGGGAGACGGCCTCTTTATCGAGTGGGTGCCGCTGAAGCCCGGCGAGAACGTGCTGGTGCTGGAATCCGCCGGGGGCGGGCAGGTGGCCCGCCAGGAACTGCGGGTGACCAGCGCCCCGCCCCAGGTGCTGACCGGCGCGGCGCAGATCGTGGCCGCCAGCCTGACCCCCGCCGCCGACCGGGTGGCCTACCTCCAGACGCCCACCCTGGAGGCGCGGGCGGTGCCGGTCGCCTTCACGGGGACGGCGGGCGGCAAGGCGAGCTTCCGGGTGGGCGACCTCGGCCCCTTCGCCATGACCGAGGCGGCTCCGGGGCGGTATGAGGGCACCTTCCTGCTGCCTGGGCGCCTCGCCGCCGTGCCGGTCCAGGTCACCCTGACGGCTCCGGACGGCACGGCGGCCACCGCCACCAGCGCGGGCAAGCTCAGCGTGACGGGCACCGGGCCGCGCGTGGCCGAGGTCACGGCAACGATTCCGGGGCGCGGCCTCCAGGCGGGCACCTCCGTGTGGCGCAACGGGGTCGGCCGCAACTACGTGGTCTACCCCCGGCCGGGAGCGCTCGCGGTGGTCGTGGGTGAGGACGCGAACACCTACGTCGTGCAGGCGTCGGGCACCCTGACCCTCAACGCGCCGAGAAGCACCCTCACCCTGCGCCCGGAGGGCACGCCCATCCCCCGCGCGGTCTTCACCCGCATCGACGTGAAGGCGGGGGAGACCCACAGCGAGGTGCGCCTGAACCTGCCCACGCGGGTGCCCTTCACGGTGGAGCAGGAGGTGGGGCCGGGCGCGTCCAGCCTGGACCTGCGCCTCTTTCACACAGTTTCCGACGTGGATTACATCGTCTCGGACCTCCCGAACGGCACCGTGCGCGACGTGCGCTGGACCCACGAGGCGGACGGCGTGACCCGCGTGCGGGTGGACCTGAGGGGGGCGCCCTGGGGCTACGACGTGACTTACGAGGGCACCACCCTGGTGCTGCGAATTCGCAACGCGCCGAGGCTCGACGCCGGGGCGCCCCTGACCGGCCGCGTGATCGTCGTGGACCCCGGCCACGGCGGCGACGAGTACGGCGGGGCCGGGCCGCTGCGGGTGCCCGAGAAGAACCTGATGCTCCCGCTCTCCTTGCGGGTAGCCGAGCTGCTGCGGGCCAGGGGCGCCACGGTGATCCTGACCCGCGAGGCCGACGTGACGGTGCCCATCTACAACCGCCCCCTGCTGGCCGAGGAGAAGAATGCCGACCTCCTCGTGTCCATCCACGCCAACGCCCTGCCCGACGGGGTGGACCCCCGGACCAAGCGCGGCAGCGGCGTGTACTACTACCAGCCCCAGGCCCGTGCGCTCGCCGACGCCCTCCAGGCCAGCCTGGTGGGCACGCTGCCCGAGGTGGGCAACGACGGGGTGCATTACCAGAACCTCGCCCTGGCCCGGCCCACCACCCAGCTCAGCGTGCTGATCGAGACGGCCTTCCTGACCGACAAGGGCAACCTGCGGCTGCTGATGAGCGAAGCAGGCCGCGAACGCTTCGCGCAGGCCATCGCCCAGGGCATCGAGCGCTTCTACCGGGACGCGGCGGTCGCGCAGCGGCTGCGTCCCTGA
- a CDS encoding ABC transporter substrate-binding protein, with product MHKLTALLSLSLLGSALAKPIVVGSKLDPEAQLLGQMILLTLQNAGLEVVDRTTLGDTSVNRKAILAGEIDIYPEYTGNAVYLFPQAKISPAVSKNAAQIYAQAKKLDAANGVTWLRPANANNTWALAVPQALARQQKLSSLADLAAYLKRGGTLKVAGSPEFFNRPDTMPAFEKAYGFKLKANQKLVLAGATPVQTQSAAARGTNGVNAAMAYGTDGTLGALGLVVLKDPKGAQPVYQPAPIIRTATLKAYPQIEGLLNRVFATLDGKTLQILNGRIAVEGRSARDVAEGYLRSRKLLKP from the coding sequence ATGCACAAGCTCACCGCCCTGCTCAGCCTCTCCCTGCTCGGCAGCGCCCTCGCCAAACCCATCGTGGTCGGTTCCAAGCTCGACCCGGAAGCGCAACTGCTCGGCCAGATGATCCTGCTCACCCTCCAGAACGCCGGGCTGGAGGTCGTGGACCGGACCACCCTGGGCGACACCAGCGTCAACCGCAAGGCCATCCTGGCGGGGGAGATCGACATCTACCCCGAATACACCGGAAACGCCGTGTACCTTTTCCCGCAGGCGAAGATCAGCCCGGCCGTCAGCAAGAACGCCGCGCAGATCTACGCCCAGGCCAAAAAACTCGACGCGGCCAACGGCGTCACCTGGCTGCGGCCCGCCAACGCCAACAACACCTGGGCGCTCGCGGTGCCGCAGGCCCTGGCCCGGCAGCAGAAGCTGTCCTCGCTGGCGGACCTCGCCGCGTACCTGAAGCGCGGCGGCACCCTCAAGGTGGCCGGGTCCCCGGAGTTCTTCAACCGGCCCGACACCATGCCCGCCTTTGAAAAGGCCTACGGGTTCAAGCTCAAGGCGAACCAGAAACTCGTCCTGGCCGGGGCGACCCCGGTGCAGACCCAATCGGCCGCCGCGCGGGGCACCAACGGGGTAAACGCGGCGATGGCCTACGGGACCGACGGGACGCTCGGTGCCCTGGGACTGGTCGTGCTCAAAGATCCCAAGGGGGCGCAGCCCGTCTACCAGCCCGCGCCCATCATCCGCACGGCGACCCTGAAGGCGTATCCGCAGATCGAAGGACTGCTGAACCGCGTCTTCGCCACCCTGGACGGCAAGACCCTGCAAATTCTGAACGGCCGCATCGCCGTCGAGGGCCGCAGCGCCCGTGACGTGGCCGAGGGGTACCTGAGAAGCCGGAAGCTGCTGAAGCCATGA
- a CDS encoding HNH endonuclease signature motif containing protein → MSHRQTKPITPEEVPLHLSAALALSTQRMRADGSGNLRASITAVCLSCKKKRDTWVSTTRHALRQGSFTGDCRSCAAKKKPSPTGEKSRNWKGGRRIMGGYVMLRDASHPASQNGYVQEHRVVMEKHLGRHLYRGETVHHKNGIKTDNRLENLELWGKSHPAGQRFEEMSSDCLRMLIKDAQSILESRGESC, encoded by the coding sequence ATGAGCCATCGGCAGACAAAGCCCATCACGCCTGAAGAAGTGCCGCTGCATCTCAGCGCTGCTCTTGCTCTTTCTACCCAAAGAATGCGGGCTGATGGCAGTGGCAACCTCCGTGCATCCATCACCGCCGTTTGCTTGTCCTGTAAGAAGAAGCGTGATACGTGGGTCAGTACCACTCGCCATGCTCTCAGGCAGGGAAGCTTCACCGGAGATTGTCGCAGTTGTGCCGCCAAGAAAAAGCCCTCTCCCACAGGTGAAAAATCCCGCAATTGGAAGGGTGGGCGCAGGATTATGGGAGGGTACGTGATGCTTCGTGATGCTTCGCATCCAGCATCGCAAAACGGCTACGTGCAGGAACATCGCGTCGTTATGGAAAAGCATCTTGGGAGGCATCTCTACAGAGGAGAAACCGTACACCATAAGAACGGTATAAAGACTGATAATCGCCTGGAAAACTTGGAACTATGGGGGAAAAGTCATCCCGCAGGCCAAAGGTTTGAAGAAATGTCCTCCGACTGCCTGCGGATGCTGATCAAAGATGCTCAATCCATCCTTGAGTCAAGGGGAGAGTCTTGCTAG